One window of Trifolium pratense cultivar HEN17-A07 linkage group LG5, ARS_RC_1.1, whole genome shotgun sequence genomic DNA carries:
- the LOC123887330 gene encoding DNA-directed RNA polymerases II and IV subunit 5A-like, whose product MVFDDEDVTKLYKIRRTILQMLADRNYSVSDTELSMSRKDFKSEFGEHFRREQLEIQKTHKDDPSERVCVFFFDEAKLGVGVVKSITNRMGTENFTRGILVCQKPFSPQAKTAVATFNNFSASRLEVFLEADLIVNITKHEKVPEHQVLTNAEKKALLKRYTVKEEQLPKILITDPIARYYGLSRGQVVRIIRPSETAGRYITYRIVGS is encoded by the exons tgatgatgaagatgtaaCAAAACTGTACAAAATCCGCAGAACAATTCTACAAATGTTAGCAGATAGAAACTACAGTGTATCAGACACAGAACTATCCATGTCGAGAAAAGATTTCAAATCCGAATTCGGCGAACATTTTAGGAGAGAACAACTAGAGATTCAAAAAACACACAAAGATGATCCTTCTGAGAGAGTCTGTGTCTTCTTTTTTGATGAAGCTAAACTCGGTGTTGGCGTCGTTAAAAGTATTACTAATCGTATGGGCACAGAAAATTTTACTAGAGGTATTTTGGTTTGTCAGAAACCATTCTCTCCTCAAGCAAAAACAGCTGTTGCTACATTTAATAACTTCAGCGCTTCTCGTCTTGAAGTCTTTCTG GAGGCTGATCTGATAGTGAACATAACAAAGCACGAAAAGGTACCAGAACATCAGGTTCTCACCAACGCCGAAAAGAAAGCCTTGCTCAAGAGATACACTGTCAAGGAAGAGCAG CTACCTAAAATCCTGATTACTGATCCTATTGCGAGATATTACGGACTAAGTCGTGGGCAAGTTGTCAGGATTATCCGGCCAAGTGAGACTGCAGGCAGATATATTACATACCGAATTGTTGGATCTTGA